TCGCCGAGGACAATCCGATCAATCGCATCATCATGAAGGAGCAGCTGGAAACACTCGGCTGCAGCGTCCTGACAGCAACCGACGGCCAGAATGCTTTGGAGCTGTGCCGGTCGCAACCGTTCGACGTGGTCTTGACCGACATCAACATGCCGCGCATGAGCGGGCATGCGTTGACCAGAAGCCTGCGTCAGCACGACATCCTTTTCCCAGTGATCGGCGCGACAGCCAGCGCCACCCCCGAAGAGCGTGAACGCTGCTTTGCCAGTGGCATGGCCGGCTACCTGGCGAAGCCCGTGGACATCGGTACCTTGCGCCGCGCCCTGACCCAACTGTCCCACGGAGCACCGGCATGACCATCCGCCATGTACTGATCCTGGAAGACCAGGCCTTCCAACGCAGCATGCTGGCTCAGCTCTTCAACAGCGCATCGAGAACCCACGCAGATACCTCGGGCGATGGCGCCGATGCGCTGGCGATGTGCCACTGGCGTCCCTACGACCTGGTCGTCACCGACATGATGATGCCCGGGGTGGACGGCATTCAGTTCATCCAGAGCCTGGCTGCCCAGGATCGGAAGCCGGCACTGGTATTGGTCAGCTCGGCGTCGACACGCATGATGTTCTCCGCCCGTCTGATGGCCGAATCCTTGGGATTCAGCGTGCTTGCGGTACTCCCAAAGCCCGTATCCCCTGGCGATGTTGCCGATGTAATGGCGTTGTTGAGCCAAAAGCAGGAAGGCGCGCATCGCGTCGCCGCCGTCAGCAAGGAGGCCAAGCTCCCGTTGGCAGCAAGCCGCGACACGTTGTGGCGGGCCATGAAGAGCGGTGAGATCACGGCGTGGTTCCAGCCGAAAAAATCGCTGGGCTCCGGCCTTGTGGTGGCGGCCGAAGCGTTGGTCCGCTGGTGCCACCCAGAACAGGGCTTGATATCGCCCGGTCAGTTTCTCCCGCTGATCCAGGAAAACGCACTCGAGCTGGCACTACTGCGGCACATGGTGAAGATGAGCGTTCTCGCGCAGGCCCAGTGGCGCGCGAGGGGCTTTCGAATTCCCGTATCAGTCAATTTGCCTCCCCATCTCCTGGAAAGAAGCACCCTACCGGAGGAACTGGCGGAGCTGACCATTGAGCACGGCGGCTCGCCTGCTGATCTTTGTTTCGAGCTGATGGAGAGCAGCACCACCCGGCATGTCAGCGACTATTACGCTGGCGCCTGCCGCCTGCGCATGAAAGGCTTCGGGTTGGCCCAGGATGACTTTGGACAGGGACTGAGCTCCGTGCACAACCTGGTGAGCGCTCCATTCACCGAGGTAAAAATCGATCGGTCTCTGGTACATGGCTGCACGCGGGATTCTGCACTGCGGAGCGCCTTGAGCACCGTGATCACGCTTGGCCAGAAGCTCGGCCTCAACATCGTCGCCGAAGGTGTGGAGACGGATGAAGAGCTGTCTACGCTCCGGGGACTCGGCTGCACACAAGTGCAGGGCTATCTGATCTCCGCCGCGATCCCCCCAGACGCCTTCGCAGAGCTTTTGAATGGTGAGACGCGCGCCCAGCGGAATGACGGCCGATGAAACGCCAGGACGGCCGAGGGACGTCCCGCGTTGTGATTGCCGACGATCACCCATTCATACTGGCGGGCGTTCGTGAACTGATCGAGCAGGACGGCCGATTCCGGGTGGTTGCACAGGTGAGTGATTCCGCCGCACTCATGAGGGCGCTCCATACGCAACAACCTGACATTCTGGTCACCGACTACGTGATGCCCGGCGATTCCCGCACCTGCGATGGCTCCGTGCTCATCGGCAGGCTGCACAGGGCGTTTCCCTCACTCCCCATTCTCGTTCTGACAATGATCACCACCCCGTGGATGATCGATGAGATGTACAGAGTCGGGGCGCACTGCGTGATCACCAAATCGGGGGATCCGGCTGAACTTCTCAGCGCACTGACAGCGGCACGGATGCAGCGCACTTATCGGTCAAGTAGCGCTGGTCGTTCCAGCGCAACGACTGATCACACTCAAGCGCCTCGACACGGCCTGTCGCCGCGGGAACTGGAGGTCGTCAGGCTGTTTTCCAACGGCCAGACCGTGAGTGACATCGCGGCGAGATTCAATCGGAGCCGCTGCACCGTCAGCGCCCAGAAAGCCAGTGCGAAGCGCAAGCTCGGTACGAGGAGCGACCAGGAACTGGTGGCGCTGGGCCTGAACTTTGTCGGGTTGGAGTGACCAGGTCATCTGACGGGAGCCCGTGAATGGTTGCAGGGGTGAGACCGCTGGGGGGACCTTCACCGCCCCGTGCGCGGCCGGGTTCCTATCGATTATCCTTCGCAAGGGCCGCTCCGCCCGTCAGACGAGATATGCATGCCGGTCGAGTCCACTCCCGTGCGCTTGCTTGCGCGCAGGTCCCTGTGGCTGCACAGCCTGCTCGTGGGCACCATCGCCGTGGCCACCATTCAGGCCGGTCTTCTTCTCTCCAGCTCGCTACAGCTGCTTCGGGAAGAGCAGCAGAAGGTTGATTTCCACTTCAAGCGCCTTTCTGGTGCGCTGCACGAACAAGAGCGCTTCATGGCGCGCTGGCAGGGCCATCAGCTGGATCCCGCGGATTCAAAGCGCGCCACGCCACGCTTTCTGGATGCCAGTCCTTACCCCGCAGCCTTCTCTCCATTTTCCGTCGTAAGCAGCAACGGATCCCCGCCTTCACCCGCAGCAACGGAGTTGGGCAGAGCTTTCTCAGGGTTCTATGGCAGCTTTTGGTCCGATTCGCGCTATCCGTCGCCGCGTTGCCTCCTGCTCGATGGCACCGGCACGATGGCAGCGCTGGTGCCGCATGCGCTCCCCATAAGCGGTTCGGATAACACTGCGGATCCAACCCTGCGCCGGATGATGGGCATCATTCACGCAGAAGCCTCGATCACAAGCCCTCAGAACGGCGGCATGGGGTGGCACCGTCGCGATCTGGCCGATGGGAGCCGTTGGCTGCTGTCCGTCATGCGCTCTCCCCAGGATGCGGCCCTATGGGCCAATGGCGGGACCCCGGCGATCTCCTGCATGCTGGATGTGTCCCGCATCGACGACCACCAGCAGGTGCTTGGAGAGCCTATTTACGACCGGCTTTCGATCCTGGCCCCCGACGGGCGGCTGCTCTACGGGCCGGAAGTCGATGGTGGCGGCGGGCAAAGCAGACACTACAGCGCAGGGAGCATTACCTATCGCATGCGTGACGCTGAAGGCTGGCAAGCGGTCTATCAGGTCGGCTGGGCGCGCGTGCTGCTTCACCAGCGTTGGCCTCTGATCGGCGGCGTGATTGCGGCCATCCTGCTTGCGCTCGGTGGCATCGTGGCGCTTCGCAGCTACCGCCGCTCCGTCCTGGTGCCGCTGCGCAGGAATCAGGAACGGCTGCAGGAGAGCGAGGCGTTCAGCCGTACCGTCCTGGAGGCCGCTCCGATAGGGCTGTGTCTTCTTCGCAGCAGTGATGGCAGCGTGGTACTGGAGAATGCGCTGGCTCGCGAGTGGCTGGGTGCTCGACACGACGCTCCTGGCTGGGATGGCACGTGGCGTCAAGATGCACTGACGTTGGTGAAATCCGGGCAGAGCCGCACGATTCCCTACCGGACACCGGATGGACGCCACCTGCTGATCAATACCACCCAAGCCCGGTATCGCGGCGAGCCTGTCACCCTTTGCCTGTTCATCGATCTCACTGCACAGCACGAGGCCGAGCAGGTTCTACAACAGGCTCGGCAGGAGGCCGATCAGGCGAACCGCGCCAAGAGCCTGTTCCTGGCGACCATGAG
This is a stretch of genomic DNA from Stenotrophomonas rhizophila. It encodes these proteins:
- a CDS encoding EAL domain-containing response regulator → MTIRHVLILEDQAFQRSMLAQLFNSASRTHADTSGDGADALAMCHWRPYDLVVTDMMMPGVDGIQFIQSLAAQDRKPALVLVSSASTRMMFSARLMAESLGFSVLAVLPKPVSPGDVADVMALLSQKQEGAHRVAAVSKEAKLPLAASRDTLWRAMKSGEITAWFQPKKSLGSGLVVAAEALVRWCHPEQGLISPGQFLPLIQENALELALLRHMVKMSVLAQAQWRARGFRIPVSVNLPPHLLERSTLPEELAELTIEHGGSPADLCFELMESSTTRHVSDYYAGACRLRMKGFGLAQDDFGQGLSSVHNLVSAPFTEVKIDRSLVHGCTRDSALRSALSTVITLGQKLGLNIVAEGVETDEELSTLRGLGCTQVQGYLISAAIPPDAFAELLNGETRAQRNDGR
- a CDS encoding response regulator transcription factor encodes the protein MKRQDGRGTSRVVIADDHPFILAGVRELIEQDGRFRVVAQVSDSAALMRALHTQQPDILVTDYVMPGDSRTCDGSVLIGRLHRAFPSLPILVLTMITTPWMIDEMYRVGAHCVITKSGDPAELLSALTAARMQRTYRSSSAGRSSATTDHTQAPRHGLSPRELEVVRLFSNGQTVSDIAARFNRSRCTVSAQKASAKRKLGTRSDQELVALGLNFVGLE